In the genome of Candidatus Cloacimonadota bacterium, the window ATAGTCACCAAAAGCATCGTCCGATCCATTAAAATAAAGAAAATAATACTGGGGTATGATGCTGTTTCCGTATTCGTCTTCGTATATATGATTCCAGCTTATAATGGCGTCATTCCCATCCATCTGAATAGTAGTATTCACTTCAGGAATAGTTCCTGACAGAACCTGAATGTATCCATATTTGGTTTCACTAGCATAGCTTATGCCATCTCCAACTGTTAAAGTCACATCATATACACCCGGCTGCGTAAAGCTTATCTGAGGGTTTTGCAGACTGCTGCTTTGTCCTCCAAAATCCCACTGCCACGAAGTTATTGGAGCGCTTCCCTCTATGCTGAGATCGGTAAATTGCACAGTGAGAGGAGCCGTTCCAGAAAGTATATCTCCCCTAAAATCTGACTGAAGCCCAACAGGTGGCGTCCAGATATATGAGGCTCCAAACGCTGGAAGTTGTGCGGATGAAAATACTACTCGATCATCTGGATCGGTTCCGGCATTGGAAGTTGCCCAATCGCCACCATTGCTTACTACCCGATTTGAAAAATTGCCAGCCGGTATAACCGGTGCCGCCCTCAGCCCTACATGACAGGAACTTGTTGTACTCGCTTGCATTTCTCCATAATTAATCTTAATCTGCATTCCAGCTTCAAGTAACTGAATCTGAAAATTGAACGAATCTCCTTCGTTATTCTTTTTCCTTAAGTGCTCCCACTGCACCGTCAGCACTCGATTAGGGGCTGTGCCAGATTGTTTGATATAGATATTTGACCCAGATTGGGCTTGCAAATCCATGCCCAACCCGGAGATTCTTGCCACCAGACTTTGATCTGCTTGCCCATCCATTATTGTGTTCAAGGGCTTGCTGATATCAGTTGAGCGCATATCCACAGCGTTTTCGCCTAACGATGATTTGCCCAATGAAATCCAACCATCCACATGAACCCCCACTCTGTCGAAGGTATCTCCGGCAAAATCAAACTGAAATCCGATGGGAAATCCGGGGCCTGTCCAATATTGAACACTTCCAGCCGGATTCAGCGGATAAACTATATACTGACTATCCATACTTGGGCTTCCCAAAGTACTGCCGTCGGAAATTGATATGTAACTGCCGACTGAGTATTGGAAGTCGTAGTTTGCCAACAGGTTATCGCTCCACAAAAAACATACGCTTACAACAATAATAAGCACAGATAACATACGTTTCATAGTACACCTCTTAGATTATGATAAGCCAAATTCCATTAGCTCATACATTTACGATTATTTTTCTTGATATATCCAAATCACTATTGTGTCAAGCATAAATGTCATTTACGAGATTTTTGCTGATCCATATATTATACAATATCAATTAGTTGCAAATTCTATACTCACTTGTGGATACAATGCTAGGAATCTTATAAATTGCTCATTTCTGCCAATGACCGCATTGTATGACATCCCATCCCCACGCGATTGGCTTATTCTCAAGTTTGATTCAATCTGCCTTCATCTTGAATATTAGCAGTATCACGGGAGAAACTATCCTTAATGTATACTTAAAGCATAGGGAAAAACTCAAGTGATATCGTTTCTGAAGGGTACGATTACCTGATAACCGGGAATATAGAACTTGCTATTAGTAAAGAGATTAGAAGAAACAATTGGCAAGATTGATCAATACTGCCAATACTGTTTTATGTAAACTAATATTAATTTGAGTAAGCATGCTTTTGAATCTGGGCGGATTTGATAATCAAGAAATAATTCTTGACAAGATAAGCGGCACTAACATAATTAGTTCGTGTGGAATAAATACTAAAACACAATTGATTTAAGGAAGTAATGCTATGATCGGTGAAAGATTACGTGCCCTGCGTCGCGAACTCAAGAAGAAACAGATAGAGATCGCTAAAGAGCTGAAGTTAAATCCTTCTGCTATTTCTCAAATGGAAAGCGGAAAGATCAATCCTTCTTTGGATAATATGGTGCAAATGTGGAAGCTTTATGGGGTGGATTTACATTGGCTTATAACCGGAGAGGGAGCTATGTTTTCGGACAGTAAAAAAGGACTTGAAGAAAGCAAAAACAAGGGTTGGGAAACTCTGCAGCAAATGCTTAATAAGAGTTTGGAAGAGATCGCTAAGGCTAAGATTGACTTGGTTGATTCTGCAGTAATAGATATTCCTGTACAGGGTGAAATTGCTGCCGGACCTCCGGTTGAGAGTAAACATCCTCAAACCGATACCATCTCAATCCGGCGCGGACAGATCAAGGGAACTCCGGGCAACTTTGTAAGTCTGAGAGTTAATGGGCATAGCATGGAGCCTTCTCTTCGCCATGATGATATAGTGGTTATTAACCAATGTAACGATTGGGACAAGCTTTCCGGTAAGATTTGCGCTGTTCGCATCGACGGCGCTATCACGCTTAAGATGATGACTATGGATCATAAAACCCGTACCGTAATTCTTCTGCCCATAAATGAAGAATACAAGCCTATTTTGGTTAAACCTGAAGAGCATGGAGATCTTAGCTTGATTGGGAATGTAGCTTCTTTGTATCGCAGATTTTAGCCAATATCTGAGGAGTATATTAGGTTCTGATCATCTTTTCTTGGCGTAAATTAGTGTGGCGCCTGCTAAAAGTATGATGTTACCTATGCTCAACTTATAATAAAGTATTCTTGATATTCGCTTAAGTCGATAATCTCGTTTGCAAAACCTCTGCCGAAATCATCGTCGATACTGGCAATAAGCATGGAGTATTTCTCGCGTAGCAGACCTAGCACCCTGTATAGTACCGAACGTTCTCGTTTGTTTAGTATGTAATAGGGATCGTCTATCAGCAGTACTTTAGGTTCAATCAACAGGCAACGGACAAAGCTAAGCAGCTTAAGATCCCCGGCTCGATAGCGTACCGGGCGAAAGGACAAATCCAAGTTTAGTCCAAACAAAGTCATCAAGGCTTTGATTTTTGTATTGATTTCATCGTCATCCATATCCGGATGCAACCATCTTATGGGCAGCATAAGGTTCTCGTATAAAGATAGATTGGAAAGCATTATGCCTTCGTCGAATACATAGCCAAAAAAGCTTGCTTGCAAGCCGGCAGCCAGAAATTGGGGTAGGCCAACTCCATCAATGTAAATCCCTCCAGAAAGCACTTCATCTAAGCCCATAATAGCGTTCAAAATGGCTCGGGAAAGATTCTCGCTGGGATCGTATAGCTGACTTACGTCATTAACTGAAAGTTTGAGGCTCAAACCCTGTAAACCTTCTTTACTGCATACATCCTTAAACTCTATTATCATCTCAATATCCAAAACAACCAGGTTATTAACATATCGGCAAGAATGATGGCAAAAATCGAGCTAACTACAGCCCGTATGGTACGCTGAGGAACCTCTGTGCTGGCATGACCTACGCTCATTCCATGGTATGTTGAAACCGTGGAGACAATCAATCCAAATACAGTAGATTTAATTAGGCTCGAGATAACATGAGAGAACTTAAGCACCGAGAGAAATTCACTCATAAAAGTAGCAAACTCGAGATTGCTGAACATCCTTGAAAACAGCCATCCGCCTAATACTGCCACAAAATTGAAGTATAACACCAATATTATCATTGCCACTACTACTCCAATTATTCGGGAAAGCACTAAATAGCCAATAGGCGATATTCCAAAAGATTCTATCAGATCTATCTCTCTCCGAACCTTCATATTCCCTAATTCTGTAGAGATTGCTGTTCCACTGCGAGCAACTACTACCAAAGCAGTTAAAATGCCTGATAGTTCATTTACCACTACTGTTACCAAAACAATGTGTACCCAAATGCCCTGCCCAAATCCCGAAAGTAGATTTGTGCCCTGCAATATTACCAAGCCCCCTATTGCCAAAGCTAAAAAGCTTATCAGTGGAAGCGCTTCATATCCAGTAAAGAGGATTTGCCTCAAGATCACCATTGAGCTTAGGTTACGATTTGACCTCAGATGAAGCACCTCATCCAAAGTAAGAGCCAAAAATGAAAGAAAGCCCTGGGCGGACTTCCTTTCACATACTTTCGTCATAGACTCTGCCACAAAAAATGCTATTTTAGAATAAGGGTCTTCTTTGTAGAAGTGTAACGACTGTGAAATCTTACTTCTACAACATAAGTACCAGCTTGTGCCAGATTCCCATTTGTATCCGTCCGGTCCCAAGAATAGAATCCGGTTTTGTCCAAAATTCCACTGTAAACAGTTTTTACGATATCGCCCTTTTCTGAAATAATTACAATTGAGATATCCGTTACACCGTTGTATGCCAACGCAATCTCACATTTATCCTTCATGGGGTTGGGACTAATGTCGAAGCGGTACAATTCATCCAATTCTTTTGCCAGCAGAGCCACACTTAACAGCAACATGATACCGATAATTATAAATACCTTGCTTTTCATAGTTACCTCACATTTAGTTTTTAACATATAGTTAATACTTTTGCAAGTTTTATTCCTTTGTCATCATTCTTTCGCACATCTGGATGCCTCCCATTACGCCAGCACGGTTACCATAACGGGCAAGTACACATTTCAGATGCTTGGCGTTTGCCTCGGGGAGCAATTCTTTGATTCCTTGTTCCAAAGTGGGAATATTATACAGGGACAAATCCATCGCCCCCCCGCCAAATATTAGAATATCGGGATCCAAGATTGTACACAGATTTGCCATAGCACGAATCATCGCTTCTTCACCTAGCGCTATAACCTTATTGACTACAGAAATACGATTTCTCAAGGAGATCAGATTTGGTAATGCCATTCCTGCATAGGGTGAATTGAGCGCCTGTAATCTTCGGCGAATACCATCAACAGAGCTATATGCCTCCACACATCCCTTCTTTCCACAAGCACAAAGTTCACCCTCAGGATATACTATGGTATGACCAATTTCTGCAGCAAAACCGTGCGCACCATGGAATACTGATCCTTGATAAACTATACCTCCTCCGATACCGCTGCCAATTGTTATACCCACACATAACTCACAATCTTGCAAACCAGATTCTGCCAAAGTCATAAGATTGGCATCATTAT includes:
- a CDS encoding PKD domain-containing protein; the encoded protein is MKRMLSVLIIVVSVCFLWSDNLLANYDFQYSVGSYISISDGSTLGSPSMDSQYIVYPLNPAGSVQYWTGPGFPIGFQFDFAGDTFDRVGVHVDGWISLGKSSLGENAVDMRSTDISKPLNTIMDGQADQSLVARISGLGMDLQAQSGSNIYIKQSGTAPNRVLTVQWEHLRKKNNEGDSFNFQIQLLEAGMQIKINYGEMQASTTSSCHVGLRAAPVIPAGNFSNRVVSNGGDWATSNAGTDPDDRVVFSSAQLPAFGASYIWTPPVGLQSDFRGDILSGTAPLTVQFTDLSIEGSAPITSWQWDFGGQSSSLQNPQISFTQPGVYDVTLTVGDGISYASETKYGYIQVLSGTIPEVNTTIQMDGNDAIISWNHIYEDEYGNSIIPQYYFLYFNGSDDAFGDYYFLAPIAYPATEYRHSGVGMGAEHMFYRVTAVCLEP
- a CDS encoding XRE family transcriptional regulator, whose product is MIGERLRALRRELKKKQIEIAKELKLNPSAISQMESGKINPSLDNMVQMWKLYGVDLHWLITGEGAMFSDSKKGLEESKNKGWETLQQMLNKSLEEIAKAKIDLVDSAVIDIPVQGEIAAGPPVESKHPQTDTISIRRGQIKGTPGNFVSLRVNGHSMEPSLRHDDIVVINQCNDWDKLSGKICAVRIDGAITLKMMTMDHKTRTVILLPINEEYKPILVKPEEHGDLSLIGNVASLYRRF
- a CDS encoding ABC transporter permease, whose protein sequence is MTKVCERKSAQGFLSFLALTLDEVLHLRSNRNLSSMVILRQILFTGYEALPLISFLALAIGGLVILQGTNLLSGFGQGIWVHIVLVTVVVNELSGILTALVVVARSGTAISTELGNMKVRREIDLIESFGISPIGYLVLSRIIGVVVAMIILVLYFNFVAVLGGWLFSRMFSNLEFATFMSEFLSVLKFSHVISSLIKSTVFGLIVSTVSTYHGMSVGHASTEVPQRTIRAVVSSIFAIILADMLITWLFWILR
- a CDS encoding ROK family protein; the protein is MKLFLGIDIGASGFKYGIGDTKNGLQCFDTIRLSEKSLQSFRSTFAQIFNRVKKWNVCGIGIGSPGTLSFPDGKIVGLNPNLRFWTNLNPAEIIPEDINLPVFVDNDANLMTLAESGLQDCELCVGITIGSGIGGGIVYQGSVFHGAHGFAAEIGHTIVYPEGELCACGKKGCVEAYSSVDGIRRRLQALNSPYAGMALPNLISLRNRISVVNKVIALGEEAMIRAMANLCTILDPDILIFGGGAMDLSLYNIPTLEQGIKELLPEANAKHLKCVLARYGNRAGVMGGIQMCERMMTKE